A region of Streptomyces sp. NBC_01788 DNA encodes the following proteins:
- a CDS encoding cobyric acid synthase: MRGGLLVAGTTSDAGKSVVTAGICRWLVRQGVKVAPFKAQNMSLNSFVTREGAEIGRAQAMQAQACRVEPTALMNPVLLKPGGEQSSQVVLLGRPVGELSARGYHGGRQQKLLGTVLDCLAELRSTYDAVICEGAGSPAEINLRRTDIVNMGIARGARLPVLVVGDIDRGGVFASFFGTVALLSPQDQELVAGFLVNKFRGDVSLLEPGLDMLHGLTGRRTYGVLPFRHGLGIDEEDGMGVPPARTQLRAWGRVSLRGAVRESTVAPPVGEDVLRIAVCAVPLMSNFTDVDALAAEPGVVVRFVDRPEELADADLVVVPGTRGTVRALEWLRERGLARALASRAAEGRPVLGVCGGFQILGEHIEDDVESRRGHVDGLGLLPVRVRFAREKTLTRPEGEALGERVEGYEIHHGVAEVTGGQAFLDGCRVGAVWGTHWHGSLESDGFRRAFLREVAAAAGRRFVPAPDTSFAALREEQLDRLGDLIEQHADTDALWRLIESGAPQGLPFIPPGAPA; this comes from the coding sequence ATGAGGGGCGGTCTGCTCGTCGCCGGCACGACCTCCGACGCCGGGAAGAGCGTCGTCACGGCCGGGATCTGCCGGTGGCTGGTGCGCCAGGGCGTGAAGGTCGCCCCGTTCAAGGCGCAGAACATGTCCCTGAACTCCTTCGTCACCCGGGAGGGCGCCGAGATCGGGCGGGCGCAGGCCATGCAGGCCCAGGCGTGCCGCGTCGAGCCGACCGCGCTGATGAACCCGGTGCTGCTCAAGCCGGGCGGCGAGCAGAGCAGCCAGGTCGTCCTGCTGGGCAGACCGGTGGGCGAGTTGAGCGCCCGCGGCTACCACGGCGGGCGGCAGCAGAAGCTCCTCGGCACCGTCCTCGACTGCCTCGCCGAGCTGCGGAGCACGTACGACGCGGTGATCTGCGAGGGGGCGGGCAGCCCGGCGGAGATCAACCTGCGCCGCACCGACATCGTCAACATGGGCATCGCGCGCGGAGCGCGGCTGCCCGTGCTCGTCGTCGGCGACATCGACCGCGGGGGCGTCTTCGCCTCCTTCTTCGGCACGGTCGCCCTGCTGTCGCCGCAGGACCAGGAACTCGTCGCCGGGTTCCTCGTCAACAAGTTCCGCGGGGACGTCTCGCTGCTCGAACCCGGCCTCGACATGCTGCACGGGCTCACCGGCCGGCGCACGTACGGCGTGCTGCCGTTCCGGCACGGGCTCGGCATCGACGAGGAGGACGGGATGGGGGTCCCCCCTGCTCGAACGCAGTTGAGAGCTTGGGGGAGGGTGTCCCTGCGGGGCGCCGTGCGGGAGTCCACCGTGGCGCCGCCGGTCGGCGAGGACGTGCTGCGGATCGCCGTCTGCGCCGTGCCGCTGATGTCCAACTTCACCGACGTGGACGCGCTCGCCGCCGAACCGGGCGTCGTCGTGCGGTTCGTGGACCGGCCCGAGGAACTGGCCGACGCCGACCTCGTCGTCGTGCCCGGCACCCGCGGCACGGTCAGGGCGCTGGAATGGCTGCGGGAACGCGGCCTCGCACGCGCCCTGGCGAGCAGGGCCGCCGAGGGGCGGCCGGTGCTGGGCGTCTGCGGCGGCTTCCAGATCCTCGGCGAGCACATCGAGGACGACGTGGAGAGCCGGCGCGGACACGTCGACGGACTGGGCCTGCTGCCCGTACGGGTCAGGTTCGCCCGCGAGAAGACCCTCACCCGGCCGGAGGGTGAAGCCCTCGGTGAACGAGTCGAGGGGTACGAGATCCACCACGGGGTCGCCGAAGTCACCGGAGGCCAAGCCTTCTTGGATGGCTGCCGGGTCGGGGCCGTCTGGGGCACGCACTGGCACGGCTCGCTGGAGTCGGACGGCTTCCGCCGGGCCTTCCTGCGCGAGGTGGCGGCCGCCGCGGGCCGCCGTTTCGTGCCGGCACCCGACACCTCGTTCGCCGCGCTGCGCGAGGAGCAGCTCGACCGGCTCGGCGACCTGATCGAACAGCACGCGGACACGGACGCGCTGTGGCGGCTCATCGAGTCGGGCGCGCCGCAAGGACTGCCTTTCATTCCACCGGGAGCGCCCGCATGA
- the cobN gene encoding cobaltochelatase subunit CobN: MSTVLLLSTADTDLLAARASAASYRIGNPTRVDVGQELPGLLDGADIAVVRLLGGKRAWEDGLAALKASGVPTVLLGGEAVPDAELMAESSVPAGVVAEALKYLVEGGPDNLAELARFLSDTVLLTGEGFEEPRRMPEYGVHGERALVAGRATVGVLFYRAHELSGNSAFVDTLCDAIEARGANALPVYCGSLRGADAGLYEILGRADALVATVLAAGGTHASQASAGGDEEAWDIGALADLDIPVLQGLCLTSSRAAWDESDAALSPMDAAMQVAIPEFDGRLITVPFSFKEQGPDDVPVYAADPERAARVAGIAVRHARLRHKANAEKRIALVFTAYPTKHSRVGNAVGLDTPASAVRVLDALREAGYAVEGYPDNGDELIHRLIEAGGHDVEWLTEDQLAAAPARVPLADYRAWFDTLDPELRDGMTEAWGEPPGSLYVDGDDIVLASLQFGNVVVMIQPPRGFGENPIAIYHDPDMPPSHHYMAAYRWLENSFGADAIVHMGKHGTMEWLPGKGLGLSRGCAPDAVLGDLPLVYPFIVNDPGEGTQAKRRGHATVVDHLVPPMARADTYGDLAKLEQLLDEYALVSDLDPVKAPAVRAQIWTLVKAAELHHDLHVDEQPDDDEFDEFVMHIDGYLCEIKDVQIRDGLHILGGGPVGEPRVNLVLAVLRASQVWGGQANALPGLRACLAEHFGLVEKELLAEPGAPVKVPVELTDLVEGPSRTAADAIDLLEQLCRRIAEGMEERGWAADAGPALVRDVLGTELPDATAVLEFASTEVVPRLARTTDEIGHILRALDGGYVPAGPSGSPTRGLVNVLPTGRNFYSVDPKAIPSRLSWEVGQSLADSLVARYLQDTGEYPKSVGLTVWGTSAMRTQGDDIAEILALLGCRPVWDDASRRVTGFEVVSLQELDRPRIDVTVRISGFFRDAFPHVVALIDDAVRSVAELEEPADRNFVKAHADEDTAEHGDRRRATARIFGSKPGAYGAGLLPLIDARNWRSDADLAEVYAVWGGYAYGRGLDGRAARGDMETAFRRIAVAAKNVDTREHDLVDADDYFQYHGGMVAMVRHLTGTSPEAYVGDSATPDQVKTRSLSEETHRVFRARVVNPRWMSAMRRHGYKGAFEMAATVDYLFGYDATAGVVDDWMYEKLSAEYVFDAENRDFMKKSNPWALRGITERLLEAADRGLWAEPDQETLDRLRATYLELEGDLEGDA; encoded by the coding sequence ATGAGCACAGTGTTGTTGTTGTCGACCGCCGACACCGATCTGCTCGCCGCCCGAGCCTCGGCCGCCTCCTACCGGATCGGCAACCCGACCCGCGTGGACGTCGGCCAGGAACTTCCGGGGCTGCTCGACGGCGCGGACATCGCCGTCGTACGGCTGCTCGGCGGCAAGCGCGCCTGGGAGGACGGGCTCGCCGCGCTGAAGGCTTCGGGCGTGCCGACCGTGCTGCTGGGCGGAGAGGCCGTGCCGGACGCCGAGTTGATGGCCGAGTCCTCGGTGCCCGCCGGGGTCGTGGCGGAGGCGCTGAAGTACCTCGTCGAGGGCGGCCCGGACAACCTGGCGGAACTCGCCCGGTTCCTCTCCGACACGGTGCTGCTGACCGGTGAGGGCTTCGAGGAGCCGCGCCGGATGCCCGAGTACGGCGTCCACGGCGAGCGTGCCCTCGTGGCCGGCCGGGCGACCGTCGGCGTGCTCTTCTACCGCGCCCACGAACTGAGCGGCAACAGCGCGTTCGTGGACACCCTGTGCGACGCGATCGAGGCGCGCGGTGCCAACGCCCTTCCCGTCTACTGCGGTTCGCTGCGCGGCGCGGACGCCGGGCTGTACGAGATCCTCGGACGCGCCGACGCCCTGGTCGCCACCGTCCTCGCGGCCGGCGGCACGCACGCCTCGCAGGCCTCAGCGGGAGGCGACGAGGAGGCCTGGGACATCGGGGCGCTCGCGGACCTGGACATCCCCGTGCTGCAAGGGCTCTGCCTGACCTCCTCGCGCGCCGCGTGGGACGAGTCCGACGCGGCGCTGTCCCCCATGGACGCGGCCATGCAGGTCGCGATCCCGGAGTTCGACGGGCGGCTGATCACCGTCCCGTTCTCCTTCAAGGAACAGGGCCCGGACGACGTCCCGGTGTACGCGGCCGACCCCGAGCGGGCCGCCCGCGTCGCGGGGATCGCCGTACGGCACGCGCGGCTCAGGCACAAGGCCAACGCGGAGAAGCGGATCGCGCTCGTCTTCACCGCGTACCCGACCAAGCACTCACGGGTCGGCAACGCGGTGGGACTCGACACCCCGGCGTCGGCGGTACGCGTCCTGGACGCGCTGCGGGAGGCGGGGTACGCGGTCGAGGGCTACCCCGACAACGGCGACGAGCTCATCCACCGCCTCATCGAGGCCGGCGGTCACGACGTGGAGTGGCTGACGGAGGACCAACTGGCCGCCGCACCCGCGCGCGTGCCGCTGGCCGACTACCGGGCCTGGTTCGACACGCTGGACCCGGAGCTGCGGGACGGGATGACGGAGGCGTGGGGCGAGCCGCCGGGCTCCCTGTACGTCGACGGCGACGACATCGTCCTCGCGTCCCTGCAGTTCGGGAACGTGGTCGTCATGATCCAGCCGCCGCGCGGTTTCGGCGAGAACCCGATCGCGATCTACCACGACCCCGACATGCCGCCGTCCCACCACTACATGGCGGCCTACCGGTGGCTGGAGAACTCTTTCGGCGCCGACGCCATCGTGCACATGGGCAAGCACGGCACGATGGAGTGGCTGCCCGGCAAGGGCCTCGGGCTCTCGCGCGGGTGCGCGCCGGACGCGGTGCTCGGCGACCTGCCGCTGGTGTACCCCTTCATCGTCAACGACCCCGGCGAGGGCACCCAGGCCAAGCGGCGCGGGCACGCCACGGTCGTCGACCACCTGGTCCCGCCGATGGCACGCGCGGACACGTACGGCGACCTCGCCAAACTGGAGCAGCTCCTCGACGAGTACGCGCTCGTCTCCGACCTGGACCCGGTGAAGGCGCCCGCCGTGCGCGCCCAGATCTGGACCCTGGTCAAGGCCGCCGAACTGCACCACGACCTCCATGTGGACGAGCAGCCGGACGACGACGAGTTCGACGAGTTCGTGATGCACATCGACGGCTATCTGTGCGAGATCAAGGACGTGCAGATCAGGGACGGTCTGCACATCCTCGGCGGCGGCCCGGTCGGCGAACCGCGGGTGAACCTCGTGCTGGCCGTGCTGCGCGCCTCCCAGGTGTGGGGCGGGCAGGCGAACGCGCTGCCGGGGCTGCGGGCCTGTCTCGCGGAGCACTTCGGCCTCGTGGAGAAGGAGTTGCTGGCCGAGCCGGGCGCTCCGGTGAAGGTGCCGGTGGAGCTGACGGACCTGGTGGAGGGCCCCTCGCGCACCGCGGCGGACGCCATCGACCTGCTGGAGCAGCTGTGCCGGCGGATCGCCGAGGGCATGGAGGAGCGCGGCTGGGCGGCCGACGCGGGTCCGGCGCTCGTACGGGACGTGCTGGGCACCGAACTCCCGGACGCAACGGCCGTGCTGGAGTTCGCCTCCACCGAGGTCGTGCCGCGGCTGGCCCGTACGACGGACGAGATCGGGCACATCCTGCGCGCGCTGGACGGCGGTTACGTCCCCGCGGGGCCGTCCGGCTCGCCGACCCGCGGCCTGGTCAACGTGCTGCCGACCGGCCGCAACTTCTACTCGGTCGACCCCAAGGCGATCCCGTCCAGGCTGAGTTGGGAGGTCGGCCAGTCGCTCGCGGACTCGCTGGTCGCCCGCTATCTCCAGGACACCGGCGAGTACCCGAAGTCGGTCGGTCTGACGGTCTGGGGCACGTCCGCGATGCGCACCCAGGGCGACGACATCGCCGAGATCCTGGCGCTCCTCGGCTGCCGTCCGGTGTGGGACGACGCCTCGCGCCGGGTGACCGGCTTCGAGGTGGTCTCCCTTCAAGAGCTGGACCGGCCGCGCATCGACGTGACGGTCCGCATCTCGGGCTTCTTCCGGGACGCGTTCCCGCACGTGGTCGCCCTGATCGACGACGCCGTACGGTCGGTGGCCGAGTTGGAGGAGCCCGCCGACCGGAACTTCGTCAAGGCGCACGCCGACGAGGACACCGCCGAACACGGCGACCGGCGCCGCGCCACGGCCCGCATCTTCGGCTCCAAGCCGGGCGCGTACGGCGCGGGCCTGCTGCCGCTGATCGACGCGCGCAACTGGCGCAGCGACGCCGATCTGGCCGAGGTGTACGCGGTGTGGGGCGGCTACGCCTACGGGCGCGGCCTCGACGGGCGAGCGGCGCGCGGGGACATGGAGACGGCGTTCCGGCGGATCGCGGTGGCGGCGAAGAACGTCGACACCCGTGAGCACGACCTGGTCGACGCCGACGACTACTTCCAGTACCACGGCGGCATGGTGGCGATGGTCCGGCACCTGACGGGGACGAGCCCGGAGGCGTACGTGGGGGATTCGGCAACTCCTGATCAGGTGAAGACCAGAAGCCTGAGCGAGGAGACACACCGCGTTTTCCGGGCTCGCGTTGTCAATCCTCGCTGGATGTCAGCAATGCGCAGGCACGGCTACAAAGGTGCTTTCGAAATGGCGGCGACCGTTGACTACCTCTTCGGGTACGACGCCACGGCGGGCGTGGTCGACGACTGGATGTACGAGAAGCTCAGCGCCGAGTACGTCTTCGACGCCGAGAACCGGGACTTCATGAAGAAGTCCAACCCGTGGGCGTTGCGGGGCATCACCGAGCGCTTGCTGGAGGCGGCTGACCGCGGGCTGTGGGCGGAGCCGGACCAGGAGACCCTGGACCGGCTCCGGGCGACCTACCTCGAACTTGAGGGAGATCTGGAGGGCGACGCATGA
- a CDS encoding putative cobaltochelatase yields MSTLYPFTAIVGQDDLRLALLLNAVSPSVGGVLVRGEKGTAKSTTVRALTALLPELVVVPGCRFSCDPAAPDPGCPDGPHPLGNGVKRPARMVELPVGASEDRLVGAMDIEQALTHGVKAVEPGLLAAAHRGVLYVDEVNLLHDHLVDLLLDAAAMGASHVEREGVSMRHAARFLLVGTMNPEEGELRPQLLDRFGLTVEVAASREPDQRVEVVRRRLAYDDDPAAFAARWADEEAAVRARIVAARELLSQVRLGDGALRQIAATCAAFEVDGMRADIVMARTATALAAWAGRTDVLAEDVRQAALLALPHRRRRNPFDAPGLDEDKLDETLQEFGGSEDDDPDPGPDGPGGGGGQPSPDDGGPQDGDTAAQPDAGDSGGEPQPSGAGAGEQSAVRASEPFRTKVLSVPGLGEGAAGRRSRARTEHGRTIGARRPRGALTKLHLAATVQAAAPHQRARGRSGPGLVVRRDDLRQATREGREGNLVLFVVDASGSMAARQRMSAVKGAVLSLLLDAYQRRDKVGLVTFRGKEAQVALPPTSSVDAAAVRLESLPTGGRTPLAAGLLKAHEVLRIERLRDPARRALVVVVTDGRATGGPEPVALAGRAARLFAAEGTASVVVDCESGPVRLGLAGQLAGELDGTAVTLDELRADSIAGLVRDVQGISTSRRAA; encoded by the coding sequence GTGAGCACGCTCTATCCGTTCACAGCCATCGTCGGACAAGACGACCTGCGGTTGGCTCTCCTGCTGAACGCCGTCAGTCCGTCAGTCGGCGGAGTTCTCGTCCGCGGGGAGAAGGGAACCGCCAAGAGCACCACCGTGCGTGCTCTGACGGCTCTGCTGCCTGAGCTGGTCGTGGTCCCAGGCTGCCGCTTCTCCTGCGACCCGGCCGCGCCCGACCCCGGATGCCCGGATGGACCTCACCCGTTGGGCAACGGCGTCAAGCGCCCGGCGCGCATGGTCGAGCTGCCGGTCGGTGCCAGCGAAGACCGACTCGTCGGCGCCATGGACATCGAGCAGGCGCTTACGCACGGTGTGAAAGCTGTGGAGCCTGGGCTCCTTGCGGCGGCTCACCGCGGTGTGCTGTACGTCGACGAAGTGAACTTGCTCCATGACCACCTGGTCGACCTTTTGCTTGACGCAGCCGCGATGGGCGCCTCGCACGTCGAGCGTGAGGGTGTGTCCATGCGGCACGCCGCCCGTTTCCTGCTCGTCGGGACCATGAATCCCGAGGAAGGCGAATTGCGGCCCCAACTCCTCGACCGCTTCGGCCTGACCGTCGAGGTCGCGGCCTCGCGGGAGCCCGACCAGCGGGTGGAGGTCGTGCGCCGCCGCCTCGCCTACGACGACGATCCCGCCGCCTTCGCCGCGCGCTGGGCCGACGAGGAGGCCGCCGTACGGGCGCGGATCGTGGCCGCGCGCGAGCTGCTGTCGCAGGTCCGGCTGGGCGATGGCGCGCTGCGGCAGATCGCCGCGACCTGTGCCGCCTTCGAGGTGGACGGCATGCGGGCCGACATCGTCATGGCCAGGACCGCAACCGCGTTGGCCGCCTGGGCCGGGCGGACCGACGTGCTCGCCGAGGATGTCCGGCAGGCCGCGCTGCTGGCCCTCCCCCACCGGCGGCGGCGCAACCCCTTCGACGCACCCGGTCTTGACGAGGACAAGCTCGACGAGACCCTTCAGGAGTTCGGGGGCTCGGAGGACGACGATCCCGACCCCGGTCCCGATGGGCCCGGCGGGGGCGGAGGCCAGCCCTCCCCCGACGACGGCGGCCCGCAGGACGGTGACACCGCCGCACAGCCCGACGCCGGCGACAGCGGCGGCGAGCCGCAGCCCTCCGGGGCCGGCGCCGGTGAGCAGTCCGCCGTACGCGCCTCCGAGCCGTTCCGCACCAAGGTGCTGAGCGTGCCCGGCCTCGGCGAGGGCGCCGCCGGGCGGCGTTCGCGGGCGCGGACCGAGCACGGGCGCACGATCGGGGCGCGGCGGCCCCGAGGTGCCCTGACCAAGCTGCATCTGGCGGCCACCGTGCAGGCCGCCGCACCGCACCAGCGGGCACGGGGGCGGTCGGGGCCTGGGCTGGTCGTCCGCCGGGACGATCTGCGGCAGGCGACCCGCGAGGGGCGCGAGGGGAACCTCGTCCTGTTCGTGGTCGACGCCTCCGGGTCGATGGCCGCCCGGCAGCGCATGAGCGCCGTCAAGGGCGCCGTACTGTCGCTGCTCCTCGACGCCTACCAGCGGCGCGACAAGGTGGGGCTGGTGACCTTCCGCGGCAAGGAGGCGCAGGTCGCGCTGCCGCCGACGTCGTCGGTCGACGCCGCCGCCGTCCGGCTGGAGTCGCTACCGACCGGTGGCCGTACGCCGCTGGCCGCCGGGCTGCTCAAGGCGCACGAGGTGCTGCGGATCGAGCGGCTGCGGGACCCCGCGCGGCGGGCGCTGGTCGTGGTGGTGACCGATGGACGGGCCACCGGCGGTCCCGAGCCGGTCGCCCTGGCCGGGCGCGCGGCGCGGCTGTTCGCGGCCGAGGGGACCGCGTCCGTGGTCGTGGACTGCGAGTCGGGGCCGGTCCGGCTCGGGCTCGCCGGGCAGCTCGCGGGTGAACTGGACGGTACGGCCGTGACGTTGGACGAGCTGCGGGCGGACAGCATCGCCGGTCTTGTCAGGGATGTTCAGGGCATTTCGACTTCGAGGAGGGCCGCGTAA
- the cobO gene encoding cob(I)yrinic acid a,c-diamide adenosyltransferase: MPQGQPSAVPDDGLTTRQRRNRPLVVVHTGIGKGKSTAAFGLALRAWNQGWPIGVFQFVKSAKWKVGEENALRVLGASEQGGTVDWHKMGEGWSWVQRDTQGDNATNEQKAREGWEQVKRDLAAETYRLYVLDEFAYPMHWGWVDTAEVVEVLRNRPGTQHVVITGRNAPGELVDFADLVTDMSKVKHPMDAGQKGQRGIEW; this comes from the coding sequence ATGCCGCAGGGACAGCCGAGTGCCGTACCCGACGACGGGCTGACGACACGTCAGCGGCGCAACCGTCCGCTGGTCGTGGTGCACACCGGGATCGGCAAGGGCAAGTCCACCGCCGCCTTCGGGCTTGCGCTGCGCGCCTGGAACCAGGGCTGGCCGATCGGGGTGTTCCAGTTCGTCAAGTCGGCCAAGTGGAAGGTCGGCGAGGAGAACGCACTGCGGGTGCTGGGGGCCTCGGAGCAGGGCGGCACCGTCGACTGGCACAAGATGGGCGAGGGGTGGTCCTGGGTGCAGCGGGACACGCAGGGTGACAACGCGACCAACGAGCAGAAGGCGCGTGAGGGCTGGGAGCAGGTCAAGCGGGACCTGGCCGCCGAGACGTACCGGCTGTACGTGCTCGACGAGTTCGCGTATCCGATGCACTGGGGCTGGGTCGACACCGCCGAGGTCGTGGAGGTGCTGCGGAACCGGCCCGGGACCCAGCATGTGGTGATCACCGGCCGGAACGCGCCCGGCGAGCTGGTGGACTTCGCCGACCTCGTCACCGACATGTCCAAGGTCAAGCACCCGATGGACGCCGGGCAGAAGGGGCAGAGGGGCATCGAGTGGTGA
- a CDS encoding cobyrinate a,c-diamide synthase translates to MVTSPSVPRLVVAAPSSGSGKTTVATGLMATLARRGLSVSPHKVGPDYIDPGYHALATGRVGRNLDAYLCGPELIGPLFLHGARGCDIAVVEGVMGLYDGAAGEGELASTAQVAKLLRAPVVLVVDASSQSRSVAALVHGFVTWDPEVRIGGVILNKVASDRHEALLREALDSVGVPVLGVLRRVEQVETPSRHLGLVPVAERRAAAVDAVAAMAAQVFAGCDLEALVALARGAGALSCEAWDAAEVLPSTGDGGHRERPRVAVAGGSAFTFSYAEHAELLHAAGAEVVPFDPLRDERLPEGTRGLVVGGGFPEVYAAELSANEPLREAVAGLALGGAPVAAECAGLLYLCRELDGRPMCGVLDASARMTGRLTLGYRDAVAVSDSVLAGAGERMRGHEFHRTAVEPGSGTGTAAPAWGVLVPERRVEGFVQRNVHASYLHTHWAAAPGVARRFVERCRTS, encoded by the coding sequence GTGGTGACGTCCCCGTCCGTGCCCCGGCTGGTCGTCGCCGCGCCCTCGTCGGGCAGCGGCAAGACCACCGTCGCCACGGGGTTGATGGCCACGCTGGCCCGGCGGGGGCTTTCGGTGTCCCCGCACAAGGTCGGCCCGGACTACATCGACCCCGGGTATCACGCGCTCGCCACCGGGCGCGTGGGGCGCAACCTGGACGCGTACCTGTGCGGGCCGGAGCTGATCGGCCCGCTGTTCCTGCACGGGGCGCGCGGGTGTGACATCGCCGTCGTCGAGGGCGTGATGGGGCTGTACGACGGGGCCGCCGGAGAGGGCGAACTGGCCTCCACCGCGCAGGTGGCGAAGCTGCTGCGGGCGCCGGTGGTGCTGGTCGTCGACGCTTCCTCGCAGTCCCGGTCGGTGGCGGCGCTGGTGCACGGGTTCGTGACCTGGGATCCCGAGGTGCGGATCGGGGGCGTGATCCTCAACAAGGTGGCCTCCGACCGGCACGAGGCGCTGCTCCGCGAGGCGCTGGACTCGGTCGGCGTGCCCGTGCTGGGGGTTCTGCGCCGGGTCGAGCAGGTCGAGACGCCGTCTCGTCATCTCGGTCTGGTGCCGGTCGCCGAGCGGCGGGCGGCGGCCGTGGACGCGGTGGCGGCGATGGCGGCGCAGGTCTTTGCCGGATGCGATCTGGAGGCGCTGGTCGCGCTGGCGCGCGGCGCGGGGGCGCTGTCGTGCGAGGCCTGGGACGCGGCCGAGGTCCTGCCCTCCACCGGCGATGGGGGCCACCGGGAGAGGCCGAGGGTCGCCGTCGCCGGCGGATCCGCCTTCACGTTCTCCTACGCGGAGCACGCCGAGCTGCTGCATGCCGCCGGGGCCGAGGTCGTGCCCTTCGACCCGCTGCGGGACGAGCGGCTGCCCGAGGGGACCCGAGGGCTGGTCGTGGGGGGCGGGTTTCCCGAGGTGTACGCGGCGGAGCTGTCCGCCAACGAGCCGTTGCGCGAGGCGGTCGCCGGGCTGGCGCTCGGCGGTGCTCCCGTCGCCGCCGAGTGTGCCGGGCTGCTGTATCTGTGCCGGGAGCTGGACGGGCGGCCCATGTGCGGGGTGCTGGACGCCTCCGCGCGGATGACCGGGCGGCTCACACTCGGCTACCGGGACGCCGTGGCCGTGAGCGACAGCGTGCTCGCCGGGGCCGGGGAGCGGATGCGGGGGCACGAGTTCCACCGGACCGCCGTCGAGCCCGGCTCGGGCACGGGAACGGCGGCCCCCGCCTGGGGCGTGCTCGTCCCCGAGCGGCGGGTCGAAGGCTTCGTACAGCGGAACGTGCACGCGAGTTATCTGCACACGCACTGGGCGGCCGCGCCCGGTGTCGCCCGTCGGTTCGTCGAGAGGTGCCGGACGTCATGA
- the cobI gene encoding precorrin-2 C(20)-methyltransferase: MSSRLVGVGVGPGDPELVTVKGVNALRTADVVVVPVMGAVDGTDGGERGRAEATVLHYVPAEKVVRVVFALNERSDRARREAAWDAAGQRVAGLLESRGTVAFATIGDPNVYSTFTYLAQTVAALVPGTVVETVPGITAMQDLAARSGAVLTEGTEPLTLVPVTAGAAVLEQALNGPGTVVAYKFGRQAREVAEALRESGRIDDAVWGSALGLPEESIRPASGLDGAPLPYLSTLIAPARREGGRGGKL, translated from the coding sequence ATGAGCAGCAGGCTGGTCGGAGTCGGGGTGGGCCCCGGCGATCCGGAGTTGGTGACCGTCAAGGGCGTCAACGCCCTGCGCACCGCGGACGTCGTCGTCGTGCCCGTCATGGGCGCTGTCGACGGAACGGACGGCGGGGAGCGCGGGCGTGCCGAGGCGACCGTGCTGCACTACGTGCCCGCGGAGAAGGTCGTCCGGGTGGTGTTCGCGCTGAACGAGCGGTCGGACCGGGCGCGGCGCGAGGCCGCGTGGGACGCGGCCGGGCAGCGGGTCGCCGGGCTGCTCGAAAGCCGTGGCACCGTCGCCTTCGCCACCATCGGCGATCCCAACGTCTACTCGACCTTCACGTATCTGGCGCAGACCGTCGCCGCGCTGGTGCCGGGGACCGTGGTGGAGACGGTGCCCGGGATCACCGCGATGCAGGATCTCGCGGCGCGTTCGGGGGCCGTGCTGACCGAGGGGACGGAGCCGCTGACCCTGGTGCCGGTCACCGCGGGGGCCGCCGTGCTCGAGCAGGCGCTGAACGGGCCCGGAACCGTCGTGGCGTACAAGTTCGGGCGGCAGGCGCGGGAGGTGGCCGAGGCGCTGCGGGAGAGCGGGCGGATCGACGACGCGGTGTGGGGGTCGGCGCTGGGACTGCCGGAGGAGTCGATCCGGCCGGCCTCGGGGCTCGACGGGGCGCCGCTGCCGTACCTGTCGACGCTCATCGCGCCCGCGCGGCGCGAGGGCGGGCGGGGCGGCAAGCTGTGA
- a CDS encoding ZIP family metal transporter — protein MAVFVALGAFLMTLAGGWTAQRVTDRRHLVLGLAGGLMLGVVGLDLLPEALHAAGRDVFGVPAALLLFVAGFLVAHLVERLLAARQAAHGGAERHNHRAPEVGLTAAAAMVGHSAMDGVAIGAAFQVDHGMGVAVALAVIAHDFADGFNTFTITSLYGNARRKAVAMLVADALAPIAGAAATTLVTIPEWFLGGYLGLFGGALLYLAAAEILPEAHHEHPARSTLLCTVAGVAFIWMVVGLAA, from the coding sequence ATGGCGGTCTTCGTCGCGCTCGGCGCGTTCCTGATGACGCTGGCCGGCGGCTGGACGGCACAGCGGGTGACCGACCGCCGCCATCTGGTCCTGGGACTGGCCGGCGGCCTGATGCTGGGCGTGGTCGGCCTCGACCTGCTGCCCGAGGCACTGCACGCGGCCGGCCGGGACGTGTTCGGCGTACCGGCGGCCCTGCTGCTGTTCGTGGCCGGGTTCCTGGTGGCCCACTTGGTGGAACGCCTGCTGGCCGCGCGGCAGGCCGCGCACGGCGGCGCCGAGCGGCACAACCACCGCGCCCCCGAGGTGGGCCTGACGGCCGCGGCCGCCATGGTCGGTCACAGCGCCATGGACGGCGTGGCCATAGGGGCCGCCTTCCAGGTGGACCACGGCATGGGCGTCGCGGTCGCGCTCGCCGTCATCGCCCACGACTTCGCCGACGGCTTCAACACGTTCACCATCACCAGCCTGTACGGCAACGCGCGCCGCAAGGCCGTCGCCATGCTCGTCGCGGACGCCCTGGCCCCCATAGCGGGCGCCGCGGCGACCACGCTCGTCACCATCCCGGAGTGGTTCCTCGGCGGCTATCTCGGCCTTTTCGGCGGAGCCCTGCTCTACCTCGCCGCGGCGGAGATCCTCCCCGAGGCCCACCACGAGCACCCCGCCCGCTCGACCCTGCTGTGCACGGTCGCGGGCGTGGCCTTCATCTGGATGGTGGTCGGCCTGGCGGCCTGA